Below is a genomic region from Verrucomicrobiota bacterium.
CTTTTGTCCGTGGCCTGCGTTGGCTCGGTCCTTACAGCCCGCGTTGGGGATGCTCGGACCTCGCCGCCTTGGCCACAGCCAAAATCCCTCGCCGCAGGACCCCGCGCAATTTTCGGACACGCTCTGAGAAGCATCCTAGGTTTCAGAAGCATGCATACGGCCCACGAACCCGGTAGGGCGAGTCCGTCCCGGCGAGCCGCTCGACGTGCGTGGAACACGTCCGACTCGGCTCGCTGGGGACAGGCTCGCCCTACCGTGCGGTTCATGACGGAGAGCCAATAGGGAAACCCGGCTCTTTAAGCAAGAATCAAGAATGAATTTGTTTGATCTGGGAAGCGTCTTTGAAAAGATTAAAACGCAAATGAAATCTATGACTATCAGAAGCATCGCTTTGGGCCTTGGCTTGATCACTCTTTCCTTGGGTACGGCACGCGCGGCCGACCCGGACATCAGCAAGTTGCCGCCGGCAGCGAAGAAAGAAGGGGTGACTTACGAGAAAGACATCAAACCCATCTTCGAGAAATCTTGCATCAACTGTCACGGGCCGGAAAAGCCGAAGAGCAAATATCGTCTCGACAGCCGCGAGGCCGCGATCAAAGGCGGAAGCAGCGGAGAAGCCGCTGTCGTCGTGGGCAAGAGCGAAAAAAGCCCGATGGTGATCCAGGCCGCCGACCTGGTGGAGGAAGATTTGCGGATGCCGCCCGTGGACAAGCGCGACAAATACCCGGCGTTGACCAAGGAACAGATTGGCCTGCTCCGAGCCTGGATCGACCAGGGCGCGAAGTAAGCTGCTACCCTCTATCGTTGGCCCATGCCAATTTACGAATTCCATTGCGGACAATGCGGCAAGGATAGCGAGGTCCTGGTACGAACTACCGACTGGCAAGGCACCGAATGTCCTCACTGCGGCTCGACGAAACTGGCAAAAAAGCTTTCCGTCTTCGCCGCGGGCAACGCCGAAAGCAGCGCCAGCGACGGTCCGGCTTGTACCGGCAATCCCATGGCGTGCGGTCGGTGTGCGTCCGATTTCCAGCCAACTTGATTCTGGAACGCTTTCATGGTCTCGGGAACCTGCTCCCGGCCCATGAACCCGTCGATGGTAGGGCGGCGCTGCTGCGCCGCCGCATCGACTGAAGAGAGGCTGCGCGGCAACGCAGCCCTACCGGTTACCGGGACATTTCGCTAACCCGGATTCCTTCCAAGTTCTCCACAAGCCAGTCCGGTTTGTGGGGCCGGAGTTGCGCGGTGGTAAATCCTCCTGTCGCCACCGCCAGTACGCGGGCATTGATGGAGCGCGCGCACGCAATGTCCCGGGGCGTGTCGCCCACGACCAGGATTTCATCGCCGGCAATCCGGCGGCGAAGGAGGCGGCCAGCGCGGTGCTGGGCAATCCTCGCCAGTTCATTGCGATCTTCATGATCATCCCCGAACGCGCCCATCCGGAAGGAATTCCATAGTCCGTAGTGGCGCAGCTTGATTTCGGCGCCCAACCGGATGTTGCCCGTCAGCAACCCGATGAGCGGAGGTTGGGCCAGCCGCGCAAAATCCCTCAGCCGCCGGCGCACGCCGCGACATGGCCCTCCATTCGAAGCCTGCAGAAGGT
It encodes:
- a CDS encoding hydrolase, which gives rise to MIRVVLFDIDGTLIRTYGAGTKAFERTFATEFKIPRATETLSFAGRTDTSLVREGFQLHGIKPTPKNFRRFFENYVFWLDHLLQASNGGPCRGVRRRLRDFARLAQPPLIGLLTGNIRLGAEIKLRHYGLWNSFRMGAFGDDHEDRNELARIAQHRAGRLLRRRIAGDEILVVGDTPRDIACARSINARVLAVATGGFTTAQLRPHKPDWLVENLEGIRVSEMSR
- a CDS encoding zinc ribbon domain-containing protein, translating into MPIYEFHCGQCGKDSEVLVRTTDWQGTECPHCGSTKLAKKLSVFAAGNAESSASDGPACTGNPMACGRCASDFQPT